In a genomic window of Bordetella petrii:
- a CDS encoding maleylacetate reductase translates to MLNFTYQSLPARVRFGRGTIAELGGELEKLGCDKVILVTSAPQSEDADRLREQIGGACAGVFKRAAMHTPTDVTQEALAEVVRLGADGVVAIGGGSAIGLSKAIALHTDLPQLVIPTTYAGSEMTPIIGQTENGVKTTQRTLKVLPEAVIYDVDLTFSLPVGMSVSSGINAMAHAVEALYATDTNPVVAQMAEAGIAALYRSLPALRSGASDPAIRGEALYGSWLSAICLASTSMGLHHKLCHTLGGALNLPHAETHTIVLPHAIAYNAPNVRDAVEAIKRAMGGGGIAGRIYDIALDSGVPVSLREVGMRECDIEKVTDLVMSRPYANPRPLDATLIRRLLANAWSGLRPDHSTYL, encoded by the coding sequence ATGCTGAACTTCACCTATCAATCCCTCCCGGCCCGCGTCAGGTTCGGCCGTGGCACCATTGCCGAACTGGGGGGCGAACTGGAAAAACTCGGCTGCGACAAAGTCATTTTGGTCACCAGTGCGCCACAGTCCGAAGATGCGGACAGGCTACGTGAGCAGATTGGCGGTGCTTGCGCCGGCGTGTTCAAACGCGCTGCAATGCACACTCCGACGGATGTAACCCAGGAGGCGCTAGCCGAAGTGGTCCGGCTGGGCGCCGACGGTGTCGTCGCTATCGGCGGCGGTTCAGCAATTGGGCTGTCCAAAGCGATCGCGTTACATACGGATCTGCCCCAACTGGTGATTCCCACCACTTATGCGGGATCGGAAATGACGCCAATCATCGGCCAGACCGAAAATGGCGTGAAGACGACGCAGCGCACGCTTAAGGTTCTGCCCGAGGCCGTCATCTACGACGTGGACTTGACCTTTTCCCTACCTGTAGGCATGTCGGTCTCCAGCGGCATCAATGCGATGGCGCATGCAGTAGAGGCGCTCTATGCCACGGACACAAATCCAGTGGTAGCACAGATGGCCGAAGCCGGCATAGCCGCCCTATACCGTAGCCTGCCGGCGCTTCGCAGCGGCGCCAGCGATCCGGCGATACGTGGTGAAGCGCTCTACGGTTCATGGCTGAGCGCTATCTGCCTCGCGTCCACTTCAATGGGGCTACACCACAAGCTCTGTCACACGCTCGGCGGCGCGCTCAACCTTCCTCATGCGGAAACGCACACTATCGTCCTGCCGCACGCAATAGCCTATAACGCACCGAACGTGCGTGACGCCGTGGAGGCGATCAAGCGCGCCATGGGCGGCGGCGGCATTGCCGGTCGCATTTACGACATCGCCCTGGACAGCGGGGTTCCAGTCTCCTTGCGCGAGGTAGGGATGCGGGAATGCGATATCGAAAAGGTCACCGACCTGGTGATGTCCAGGCCGTACGCCAACCCGCGCCCGCTCGACGCCACGCTGATCCGCAGGTTGCTCGCCAATGCCTGGTCGGGGTTGCGGCCTGACCATTCGACTTACCTTTAA
- a CDS encoding enolase-like domain-containing protein — protein sequence MNSTIPLNEIIESIETRIVDVPLKKVHNHSSASHAHQSLVFLTLRTASGVVAYGEGGTPAGTAFWGGESSETIKCVIDRYLAPALRGVNLFAHERVLQAMDKAAAGNRFAKAAVDVAVHDAAGRLLGVPVSALYGGQVRASMPVLWALVSGNADTDAEEAPRVRILVAPIESMNRGR from the coding sequence ATGAATTCCACAATCCCGCTGAATGAAATCATCGAGAGCATCGAGACACGCATCGTCGACGTTCCGCTCAAAAAGGTCCACAACCACTCGAGTGCATCCCACGCACACCAGTCCCTGGTCTTCCTGACGCTTCGTACGGCAAGCGGCGTTGTTGCTTATGGTGAGGGTGGAACACCGGCAGGCACCGCCTTTTGGGGCGGCGAGTCCAGCGAGACGATCAAGTGCGTGATCGACCGGTATTTAGCTCCGGCGCTTCGAGGAGTGAACCTGTTTGCGCATGAGCGCGTGCTCCAGGCCATGGACAAAGCCGCGGCAGGGAACCGCTTCGCCAAGGCGGCAGTAGATGTCGCGGTACACGATGCGGCCGGACGCCTGCTGGGCGTGCCAGTAAGCGCGCTGTATGGTGGGCAGGTGCGCGCTTCCATGCCGGTGTTGTGGGCACTGGTTTCCGGCAACGCAGACACTGATGCCGAAGAGGCCCCCCGCGTCAGAATACTTGTCGCCCCGATAGAATCGATGAACCGGGGGCGATGA
- a CDS encoding IS3 family transposase (programmed frameshift): MAKYGQAFKDRAVARLLPPESAALEDVAREVGVGVGTLERWRSDALSRPARERAWTAAARFDAVLTTAAMDEAGKSAWCRENGVYPQELATWRQSATQALAKPEEARASPQQTQQDRRRIKELERELLRKDRALAETAALLVLSKKGRGDLPHGRGRMIGLEDRRSLAHDIDTAHKAGARLRLACETAGIDVRTLQRWNACEGLVTGDGRPNSVRPQPAHALSAVERAEVLRVANEARFADMPPARIVPMLADEGVYIASESTFARVLREHGQSAHRGRAKAPKAGRPPTTHIACAPREVWCWDMTYLPAEVVGQWFYLYLILDLYSRKIVGWEVHERDDASHAAHLVRRTALAEGIATLADKPVLHGDNGSTLKATTVLAMLHWLGVKPSYSRPRVSDDNAYAEALFRTAKYRPEFPATGFAELNAARDWASDFVHWYNFDHRHSSIRYVSPAQRHDGDDHAILAARHEVYVQARERNPARWSGCTRDWTPIGAVTLNPERESVVTKASHATLKQPLAA; this comes from the exons TTGGCAAAATACGGACAAGCATTCAAGGACAGAGCGGTTGCGCGGTTGCTGCCGCCGGAGAGCGCGGCGTTGGAAGACGTTGCACGTGAGGTTGGCGTGGGAGTGGGGACGCTGGAGCGCTGGCGCAGTGATGCGCTGTCCAGGCCCGCTCGCGAGCGGGCCTGGACAGCGGCGGCCCGATTCGACGCCGTGCTGACGACCGCTGCGATGGACGAGGCTGGCAAGAGCGCGTGGTGCCGCGAGAACGGCGTGTATCCACAGGAGCTGGCCACCTGGCGGCAAAGTGCCACGCAAGCATTGGCTAAGCCCGAAGAGGCGCGTGCCAGCCCACAGCAAACCCAGCAGGACCGGCGGCGCATCAAGGAACTCGAGCGCGAGCTGCTGCGCAAGGACCGTGCGTTGGCTGAGACGGCGGCCCTGCTGGTGCTATCAAAAAAAG GTCGCGGCGATCTTCCGCACGGGCGAGGACGAATGATCGGCCTCGAAGATCGCCGGTCCCTGGCCCATGACATCGATACCGCGCACAAGGCCGGCGCACGGCTGCGTCTGGCCTGCGAGACGGCCGGCATCGATGTGCGCACCCTGCAGCGCTGGAATGCCTGCGAGGGCCTCGTCACGGGCGATGGCAGGCCCAATTCGGTACGCCCGCAACCCGCCCATGCGCTGAGCGCCGTCGAGCGTGCTGAAGTGCTTCGCGTGGCCAACGAGGCGCGCTTCGCCGATATGCCTCCTGCGCGCATCGTGCCAATGCTGGCCGACGAGGGCGTCTACATCGCCAGCGAATCCACCTTCGCCCGCGTGCTGCGCGAGCACGGGCAGAGCGCACACCGCGGCCGGGCCAAAGCGCCAAAGGCTGGCCGGCCGCCGACCACGCACATCGCTTGCGCACCACGGGAAGTCTGGTGCTGGGATATGACGTACTTGCCCGCCGAGGTCGTCGGTCAATGGTTTTACCTGTACCTGATCCTGGACCTTTACAGCCGCAAGATCGTCGGATGGGAGGTGCACGAGCGCGACGATGCCAGTCACGCTGCCCATCTGGTGCGGCGCACGGCGCTGGCCGAGGGCATCGCTACTCTGGCGGACAAGCCGGTGCTGCATGGAGACAACGGCTCCACGCTCAAGGCCACGACCGTGCTGGCCATGCTCCACTGGCTTGGCGTGAAGCCATCGTACTCACGCCCACGCGTCAGTGACGACAACGCCTATGCCGAGGCGCTGTTCCGCACGGCCAAGTACCGCCCGGAGTTCCCCGCCACGGGCTTCGCCGAGCTCAATGCTGCACGCGACTGGGCGAGCGACTTCGTGCATTGGTACAACTTTGACCACCGTCACAGCAGCATCCGCTACGTCAGCCCGGCGCAGCGCCATGACGGAGACGATCACGCGATCCTCGCCGCTCGTCACGAGGTGTATGTCCAGGCGCGGGAACGTAACCCGGCCCGCTGGTCAGGCTGCACGCGAGACTGGACGCCCATCGGTGCCGTCACGCTCAATCCGGAGCGCGAGTCAGTCGTCACGAAGGCCTCACACGCCACACTTAAACAGCCTTTGGCTGCATGA
- a CDS encoding enolase C-terminal domain-like protein → MLEARRHKTFKIKMGFGGAETETRRVVRTARAIHQLAPEAIVTVDLNQAWDMTTCMRLLPQMDDAGIAMVEQPLPFWNKDGMAALCSRLRMAVVADEGLWDLHDAYAAFKSGATALYGVKIGKGGGIRRAYKAASVAEAAGIPIYGGMALESSIGTAAALQLFSALPLLSWDCELIGPLLLADDLAVQPTQYHNFEVVVPHGTGLGVEPDHDKVNFYTRKT, encoded by the coding sequence ATGCTAGAAGCGCGACGCCACAAGACCTTCAAGATCAAGATGGGATTCGGAGGCGCCGAGACCGAAACGCGACGCGTCGTCCGGACGGCGCGAGCGATTCATCAGCTTGCTCCGGAAGCAATAGTGACTGTGGACCTGAACCAGGCTTGGGACATGACCACGTGCATGCGATTGCTGCCGCAAATGGACGATGCTGGCATCGCAATGGTCGAACAGCCTTTGCCCTTCTGGAACAAGGATGGGATGGCCGCGCTTTGCTCTCGTCTTCGGATGGCCGTGGTCGCGGACGAAGGCCTGTGGGACTTGCACGATGCCTACGCCGCCTTCAAGTCCGGGGCCACTGCACTGTACGGTGTGAAAATCGGCAAGGGTGGTGGCATTCGCCGCGCCTATAAGGCGGCTTCGGTCGCCGAAGCGGCCGGCATTCCCATCTACGGCGGCATGGCGCTGGAAAGCTCCATCGGGACTGCGGCGGCGCTGCAGCTGTTCAGCGCACTCCCGTTACTTTCCTGGGATTGCGAACTCATCGGTCCCCTGCTTTTGGCCGACGATCTCGCTGTGCAGCCAACGCAGTACCACAACTTCGAAGTCGTAGTTCCCCACGGCACGGGCCTGGGCGTCGAACCCGATCATGACAAAGTCAACTTTTACACACGCAAGACATGA
- a CDS encoding dienelactone hydrolase family protein, translating into MTHFNFSVPTTHGLMDAYISSQPGPSRPGILLLPEIFGINGAMRLAADQFARANFTVLAPDLFSQIEPRLELGYTDQDRNRAIAIWQKMDDAVALTDSRAAIKALASDPRCNGQVSVVGFCLGGKYALQLAAEGGVRSSVSFYPVRVTDYQDRLAGLSCPTQVHVGDDDAHIPPPVQKLLAERLSGSKIHEFHLYPGAGHGFFNSVRTFGYSPGAAGSAFERAVDFLNRNSGA; encoded by the coding sequence ATGACGCATTTCAATTTCTCCGTCCCGACCACTCATGGCCTCATGGATGCCTACATTTCCTCTCAGCCGGGGCCCTCACGACCAGGGATCTTGCTTCTTCCGGAAATCTTTGGCATCAACGGCGCGATGCGCTTGGCGGCGGACCAGTTCGCGCGAGCAAACTTCACGGTGCTGGCACCTGACTTGTTCAGCCAGATCGAACCGCGGCTTGAACTCGGCTACACGGACCAGGATCGGAATCGAGCAATCGCGATTTGGCAAAAAATGGACGACGCCGTTGCGCTAACCGACAGCCGCGCTGCAATCAAGGCACTGGCCTCTGATCCGCGCTGCAATGGACAAGTTAGCGTTGTAGGCTTCTGCCTGGGCGGCAAGTACGCGCTGCAGCTGGCAGCCGAAGGCGGCGTGCGTTCCAGCGTCTCGTTCTATCCTGTACGCGTAACCGACTACCAGGACAGGCTTGCCGGGCTTTCCTGTCCGACGCAGGTACATGTCGGCGACGACGACGCCCATATCCCGCCCCCCGTGCAGAAATTGCTAGCCGAAAGGCTTTCGGGGAGCAAGATCCACGAATTTCACCTTTATCCGGGTGCCGGGCACGGCTTTTTCAACTCGGTACGCACCTTCGGCTATTCGCCGGGCGCCGCGGGGTCGGCATTCGAGCGTGCCGTAGACTTCCTGAATCGAAACAGTGGTGCCTGA
- a CDS encoding IS630-like element IS1066 family transposase, protein MARVAVALSCTAQVMAELERLSRSRSGEVRMAERARIVLACLRGKRNDEIADEMGLRPNTVGQWRRRFAQRGIAGLHDAPRSGKPPKYGVELRDRILAQLELPPPEGMASWDGGSLAMALSVSDDAVWRALRKEGIQLQRHRSWCVSTDPEFAAKAADVIGLYLNPPQNALVLSVDEKPSIQALERARGYVQTSSGKIVQGMKSTYKRHGTVNLFAALEVATGIIRGKTTQTKKRADFQAFMDEVVADQPADRQIHVILDNLSTHKKNEDWLAAHPNVTFHFTPTSASWLNQVEIWFGIFQRKTLNNASFQSTEHLVAAIHAFTAAYNENAAPFVWRKREVRGTQLRNTIVNLRN, encoded by the coding sequence ATGGCGCGGGTGGCGGTGGCGTTGTCGTGTACGGCGCAAGTCATGGCGGAGCTTGAGAGGTTGTCTCGAAGCCGCAGCGGCGAGGTCCGCATGGCTGAGCGCGCCCGCATCGTGCTGGCTTGCCTGCGCGGCAAACGCAACGACGAGATCGCCGACGAAATGGGTTTGCGACCGAATACGGTTGGACAGTGGCGCCGCCGCTTTGCCCAGCGTGGTATCGCAGGGCTTCATGATGCGCCCAGGTCCGGCAAGCCACCCAAGTACGGCGTGGAGTTGCGCGACCGAATCCTGGCGCAGCTCGAGTTGCCGCCGCCCGAGGGCATGGCGAGTTGGGATGGTGGCTCGTTGGCGATGGCGCTGAGCGTGTCCGACGACGCGGTGTGGCGCGCGCTGCGCAAAGAAGGCATCCAGTTGCAGCGCCACCGATCATGGTGCGTGAGTACGGACCCAGAGTTCGCGGCCAAGGCCGCCGACGTGATCGGCCTGTACTTGAACCCGCCACAGAACGCCTTGGTGCTCAGCGTTGACGAGAAGCCGTCGATCCAGGCGCTGGAGCGCGCGCGAGGCTACGTGCAGACCAGCAGCGGCAAGATCGTCCAGGGCATGAAGAGCACCTACAAGCGCCACGGCACGGTCAACCTGTTCGCCGCGCTGGAGGTTGCCACGGGCATCATCCGCGGCAAGACCACCCAGACCAAGAAGCGGGCCGACTTTCAGGCCTTCATGGACGAGGTCGTTGCCGACCAACCCGCTGACCGGCAAATCCACGTCATCCTGGACAACTTGAGCACCCACAAGAAAAACGAGGACTGGCTCGCCGCGCATCCGAACGTCACCTTTCACTTCACGCCCACCAGCGCCAGCTGGCTCAACCAGGTTGAGATCTGGTTTGGCATCTTCCAGCGAAAAACGCTCAACAACGCGAGCTTCCAAAGCACCGAGCACCTCGTCGCCGCCATCCACGCGTTCACTGCCGCGTACAACGAGAACGCCGCACCTTTTGTCTGGCGCAAACGAGAAGTACGGGGCACTCAGCTTCGAAATACTATTGTCAATTTACGGAATTAA
- a CDS encoding alpha/beta fold hydrolase — protein sequence MTNANAEVGRMVRAGSIDTNLHDVGAGKPVLLVHGSGPGVTAWANWRTVMPELSRRRRVIAPDMVGFGFTERPQGIRYGLDTWVEHLVGILDAMELDRVDFVGNSFGGGLSLAFAIRFPHRVRRLVLMGSAGVSFKLTDGLDAVWGYEPSVPNMRKVMDYFAYDRSLVSDELAELRYGASIRPGFQEAFASMFPAPRQRWVDALASTDQDIRAIRHETLILHGRDDRVVPLETSLRLNQLIEPSQLHVFGRCGHWVQIEQNQGFIRLVNDFLDTED from the coding sequence ATGACGAATGCAAACGCAGAAGTCGGTCGCATGGTGCGAGCCGGCAGCATCGACACCAATCTTCATGACGTCGGCGCCGGCAAGCCGGTCCTGCTCGTTCATGGTTCAGGCCCTGGCGTGACCGCCTGGGCGAACTGGAGAACGGTCATGCCCGAGTTGTCCCGGCGCCGGCGCGTCATCGCACCGGACATGGTGGGCTTCGGCTTCACGGAGCGGCCGCAAGGGATTCGCTATGGCCTCGATACGTGGGTCGAGCATCTGGTCGGGATTCTTGACGCCATGGAACTCGACCGTGTCGATTTCGTGGGGAATTCGTTCGGAGGCGGCTTGTCTCTGGCCTTTGCCATCCGGTTTCCGCACCGGGTCCGCCGGCTGGTGCTGATGGGATCAGCGGGCGTGAGCTTCAAGCTCACCGATGGGCTGGACGCCGTGTGGGGCTATGAGCCGTCCGTGCCCAACATGCGCAAGGTCATGGACTACTTTGCCTACGACCGAAGCCTCGTTTCCGATGAGCTGGCGGAACTGCGCTACGGCGCGAGCATCAGGCCCGGCTTCCAGGAGGCCTTCGCGTCCATGTTCCCCGCCCCGCGGCAGCGATGGGTGGATGCGCTGGCCAGCACCGATCAGGACATCCGGGCGATCCGGCATGAAACGCTGATCTTGCATGGCCGTGACGACCGCGTGGTTCCCCTTGAAACGTCGTTGCGCCTGAACCAGCTGATCGAGCCCTCGCAGTTGCATGTCTTTGGAAGATGTGGCCATTGGGTGCAGATCGAGCAAAACCAAGGCTTCATCCGTTTGGTCAACGACTTCCTCGACACGGAGGACTGA
- a CDS encoding SRPBCC family protein, with product MNHTDTSPIKLRKNWNAREMQALFDERAGRIDPRIYTDEDLYQIELERVFGRSWLLLGHETQIKKPGDYTTNYMGEDPVLVVRQKDGSIAVFLNQCRHRGMRICRSDAGNAKAFTCSYHGWAYDTAGNLVNVPFEAESFPCLDKKEWSPLKARVATYKGLIFANWDHDAPDLDTYLGEAKFYMDHMLDRTEAGTEAIPGVQKWVIPCNWKFAAEQFCSDAYHACTTSHLSGILAGLPDGVELADHAPPTVGKQYRAPWGGHGTGFFIGAPNLLLAMMGPKITSYWTEGPASEKAAQRLGSVERGSKLMVEHMTVFPTCSFLLGPNTVRTWHPRGPNEVEVWAFTVVDADAPDDIKEEFRRQTLRTFSAGGVFEQDDGENWVEIQHILRGHKARSRPFNAEMSMGQTIDDDPVYPGRISNNVFSDEAARGMYAQWLRMMTSSDWAALNATR from the coding sequence ATGAATCACACCGACACCTCCCCTATCAAGCTGCGCAAGAACTGGAACGCCCGCGAGATGCAGGCGCTCTTTGACGAGCGCGCCGGACGTATCGACCCGCGTATCTATACCGATGAAGACCTGTACCAGATCGAACTGGAGCGCGTCTTCGGCAGGTCGTGGCTTCTGTTGGGGCATGAAACCCAGATCAAGAAACCGGGCGACTACACCACGAACTATATGGGCGAAGACCCCGTCTTGGTCGTGAGGCAGAAGGACGGCAGCATCGCTGTATTCCTGAACCAATGCCGCCACCGCGGCATGCGCATCTGCCGCTCGGATGCCGGCAACGCGAAGGCTTTCACGTGCAGCTACCACGGCTGGGCCTACGACACGGCGGGCAACCTGGTCAACGTCCCCTTCGAGGCTGAATCCTTCCCTTGCCTGGACAAGAAGGAATGGAGCCCCTTGAAGGCCCGGGTCGCGACCTACAAGGGCCTGATCTTCGCCAACTGGGACCACGACGCCCCGGATCTGGACACCTATCTGGGCGAGGCGAAGTTCTACATGGACCACATGCTCGACCGTACCGAGGCCGGCACCGAAGCCATCCCGGGTGTGCAGAAGTGGGTCATCCCCTGCAACTGGAAATTCGCCGCCGAACAGTTCTGCAGCGACGCGTACCACGCCTGCACGACCTCGCATCTGTCCGGCATCCTGGCCGGTCTGCCGGACGGCGTTGAGCTGGCCGATCACGCTCCGCCGACGGTCGGCAAGCAATACCGTGCGCCGTGGGGCGGACACGGAACCGGTTTCTTTATTGGAGCACCCAATCTCCTGCTCGCCATGATGGGGCCGAAGATCACCAGCTACTGGACCGAAGGCCCCGCCTCTGAAAAGGCGGCCCAGCGCCTGGGCAGCGTCGAACGCGGCTCCAAACTCATGGTCGAGCACATGACTGTGTTTCCCACGTGCTCCTTCCTTCTAGGCCCCAACACGGTTCGGACATGGCATCCACGCGGGCCGAACGAGGTGGAGGTGTGGGCGTTCACGGTGGTCGACGCCGATGCTCCCGACGACATCAAGGAAGAGTTCCGCCGCCAGACGCTGCGCACCTTCTCCGCTGGCGGGGTGTTCGAGCAGGACGACGGGGAGAACTGGGTCGAGATCCAGCACATCCTGCGCGGCCACAAGGCACGCAGCCGACCGTTCAACGCGGAGATGAGCATGGGCCAGACCATTGACGACGATCCGGTCTACCCCGGGCGCATCAGCAACAACGTCTTCAGCGATGAAGCGGCCCGCGGGATGTATGCCCAGTGGCTGCGGATGATGACCTCGTCTGACTGGGCCGCGCTGAACGCCACACGCTGA
- a CDS encoding aromatic-ring-hydroxylating dioxygenase subunit beta: MLDSVKRADVFLRKPAPVAPELQHEIEQFYYWEAKLLNDRRFEEWFALLAADIHYFMPIRTTRIMRDARLEYSGTGEYAHFDDDAAMMKGRLRKVTSDVSWSENPASRTRHLVSNVMIADGPVEGEYEISSAFIVYRNRLERQLDIFAGERRDTLRRNKTETGFEIVNRTILIDQSTILANNLSFFF, from the coding sequence ATGCTTGATTCCGTCAAGAGAGCCGACGTCTTTCTCCGTAAACCCGCGCCGGTGGCGCCCGAGCTGCAACACGAAATCGAGCAGTTCTACTACTGGGAAGCCAAGCTGCTCAACGATCGCCGCTTTGAGGAGTGGTTCGCCCTGCTGGCGGCTGACATCCACTACTTCATGCCGATCCGCACCACGCGGATCATGCGGGACGCACGCCTGGAGTACTCGGGCACCGGCGAGTACGCGCACTTCGACGACGATGCCGCGATGATGAAAGGCCGGCTGCGCAAGGTCACATCCGACGTGAGCTGGTCGGAGAACCCCGCTTCGCGCACCCGGCACCTCGTGAGCAACGTGATGATCGCCGACGGACCGGTAGAAGGCGAGTACGAGATTTCCAGCGCTTTCATCGTGTATCGCAATCGCCTGGAACGGCAACTCGACATCTTTGCCGGCGAACGTCGCGACACGTTGCGCCGCAACAAGACCGAGACCGGGTTCGAGATTGTCAATCGGACCATCCTGATCGACCAGAGCACCATCCTGGCGAACAACCTCAGCTTCTTCTTCTAG
- a CDS encoding non-heme iron oxygenase ferredoxin subunit, translating to MRQSDLPPGEMQRHEGGPEPVMVCNVDGEFFAVQDTCTHGNWALSDGYLDGGVVECTLHFGKFCVRTGKVKALPACKPIKVFPIKVEGGDVHVDLDAGEVK from the coding sequence ATGCGGCAGTCCGACCTGCCGCCAGGCGAGATGCAGCGCCATGAAGGCGGCCCCGAGCCGGTGATGGTCTGCAACGTCGACGGGGAGTTCTTCGCCGTGCAGGACACGTGCACGCATGGAAACTGGGCGCTATCGGATGGCTATCTGGACGGTGGCGTCGTCGAATGCACGCTGCATTTCGGCAAGTTCTGCGTTCGAACCGGAAAGGTGAAGGCGCTGCCAGCCTGCAAGCCGATCAAGGTGTTTCCCATCAAAGTGGAAGGCGGCGACGTGCATGTCGATCTTGACGCCGGCGAGGTGAAGTGA